Proteins encoded by one window of Ascochyta rabiei chromosome 1, complete sequence:
- a CDS encoding Tyrosine--tRNA ligase, with translation MADSIKDEIATIEKKIEELQAQLVDAKSRLQKSQNESTVSDESAKMSDQDKMDLIKVNLKEVLNPEIMEAALKEGRPLKVYWGTATTGRPHCGYFVPILKLAQFLAAGCHVKILLADIHGFLDNLKAPIELVKFRAEYYRFTITALLKAVNVPIDRLEFVLGSSYELKPDYMMDVLRLASITSEHDAKKAGAEVVKQTENAPLSGLLYPLMQALDEQYLDVDMQFGGVDQRKIFALAKDILPKIGYKERAHCMNPMVPGLQGGKMSASDPDSKIDVLDSEEVVKRKLKKAHAAPKVIEENGILSFVEYVLLPASYLRHGTPKFVVERRDAEPLEYTTIEQMHADYKADILSPQILKPAVVEALNALLAPVQQEFQNSAEWKEIEQKAYPPPPTEKKKEKKTKNKGAFHPGAAKKVEAKPDGHVEGADKAKVDVGTEGGEKAIENLTLDEKK, from the exons ATGGCCGATTCGATCAAGGACGAGATCGCGACGATTGAGAAGAAGATTGAAGAGCTTCAGGCGCAATTGGTCGATGCCAAGTCGAGATTACAGAAAAGCCAAAATGAATCGACGGTCAGCGATGAGTCGGCAAAGATGTCAGACCAGGACAAGATGGACCTCATCAAGGTCAACCTGAAGGAAGTGCTCAACCCAGAGATCATGGAGGCAGCGCTCAAGGAGGGCAGACCACTCAAGGTCTACTGGGGAACTGCCACAACGGGCAGGCCACACTGCGGATAC TTCGTACCTATCCTCAAGCTCGCACAGTTCCTCGCAGCAGGCTGTCACGTCAAGATTCTCCTTGCCGACATCCACGGCTTCCTCGACAATCTCAAAGCACCCATCGAGCTCGTCAAGTTCCGTGCTGAATACTACCGCTTCACCATCACCGCACTCCTCAAGGCTGTCAACGTCCCCATCGACCGCCTCGAATTCGTCCTTGGCTCCTCCTACGAGCTTAAGCCAGACTACATGATGGATGTCCTGCGTCTGGCCTCTATCACTTCCGAGCACGACGCAAAGAAAGCGGGCGCCGAAGTCGTCAAGCAGACTGAGAACGCCCCTCTCTCCGGCCTGCTCTATCCGCTTATGCAAGCTCTCGACGAGCAGTACCTCGACGTCGACATGCAATTCGGCGGTGTTGACCAGCGCAAGATCTTCGCGCTCGCAAAGGACATCCTCCCCAAGATCGGCTACAAGGAGCGCGCCCACTGCATGAACCCCATGGTCCCTGGTCTGCAGGGCGGCAAGATGAGCGCCTCAGACCCCGACTCGAAGATCGACGTTCTCGACAGCGAAGAAGTCGTCAAGCGCAAGCTGAAAAAGGCGCACGCCGCACCCAAGGTCATTGAAGAAAACGGCATCCTCTCCTTCGTCGAATACGTCCTCCTACCCGCCTCCTACCTGCGCCACGGAACCCCCAAGTTCGTCGTCGAGCGCCGCGACGCCGAACCCCTCGAGTACACCACCATCGAGCAGATGCACGCCGACTACAAAGCCGACATCCTGTCGCCACAGATCCTCAAGCCCGCCGTCGTCGAGGCTCTCAACGCCCTGCTCGCCCCCGTGCAGCAGGAATTCCAGAACAGCGCCGAGTGGAAGGAAATCGAGCAAAAGGCGtacccgccgccgccgaccgagaagaagaaggagaagaagaccAAGAACAAGGGCGCGTTCCACCCGGGCGCGGCTAAGAAGGTCGAAGCCAAGCCCGACGGGCATGTCGAGGGCGCCGATAAGGCGAAGGTGGACGTTGGTACTGAGGGTGGAGAGAAGGCGATTGAGAATCTGACGCTCGACGAGAAGAAGTAG
- a CDS encoding DNA-directed RNA polymerase, producing MAPAAAKKQPQWSTDFDTKRRQHLFRNPPKDKTAYPTLAAAVDPHINSFNAIFAPGGQIEEGIKDIGIKSFTDGDPYAQPENIGRRNRLSVRIQDVFLDKAVLPPSNKVALKNRNILPAECRERHATYRGKLRARLEYRVNNEDWQEEVCDLGTVPIMLRSNRCHLQNMSPDQLVKAKEETEELGGYFIVNGIEKIIRMLQVNRRNYPMAIKRGAFTNRGPGYTPYGIQIRSIRTDQSSQTNALHYLSDGNVNFRFSWRKAEYLVPVMMVMKALVETNDRDIFEGIVGAAGSKGLAEKQFVTDRVELLLRTYKVYGLHSQAKTRAYLGSKFKVVLQLPDDASDDEAGVEFLRRIVLPHLGAYNVTPAQNADKFQMILFMIRKLYSLVEGECAVDNPDAVQNQEILLGGQLYGMVIKERLDEWLNSIRPVLQDWGRRSEWKSFTSPEFKKEFVPRVLKRTTMDVGRAMEYFLSTGNLVSPTGLDLQQTAGFVVVAEKINFYRFISHFRMVHRGAFFAQLKTTTVRKLLPESWGFMCPVHTPDGSPCGLLNHFAHKCKLATQNVDVSAVPKLVAQLGVSSKSSASLESSVVVQLDGRVLGFCSPKQAKIIADTLRYWKVEGTHDVPLELEIGYVPNSNGGQYPGIFMFSQVARMYRPVKYLPLGKLDYVGPFEQPYMSIACTDPEIVSGDSTHVEFDPTNIFSIIANMTPFSDFNQSPRNMYQCQMGKQSMGTPGTALRYRTDNKTYRLQTGQTPIVRPPLHNEYGFDNFPNGTNAVVAVISYTGYDMDDAMILNKSAHERGFGHGTIYKTKICDLEEGGRRNRSGKTVSKLFGFAPEGLKKASYLDTLDDDGFPRVGTLLRNGDVIAAWHTVSYDAATDDYINRDANTQFFKYKEDELAFVEEVRIIGSEDGTQPCQKISVKLRVPRSPIIGDKFSSRHGQKGVCSQKWPSIDMPFSESGIQPDVIINPHAFPSRMTIGMFVESLAGKAGAMHGIAQDSTPFRFDEQNTAVDFFGHQLMKAGYNYYGNEPMYSGITGQELAADIYIGVVYYQRLRHMVNDKYQVRTTGPVNSTTGQPIKGRKKGGGIRVGEMERDALIAHGTAFLLQDRLMNCSDYTKAAICRGCGSFLSTAPTVSEYSRKKDAGGKNMTVRCRRCARLADGHQSKSDTWTDGQGMRFSGGDDIATVAIPGVLKYLDVELASMGVRLKFNVAP from the exons ATGGCTCCTGCTGCCGCGAAAAAGCAGCCACAGTGGTCGACTGACTTTGACACCAAGCGCCGCCAACACCTCTTCCGGAACCCGCCCAAGGACAAGACCGCCTATCCGACACTTGCTGCAGCCGTTGACCCCCACATTAACTCGTTCAACGCAATCTTTGCGCCCGGCGGCCAGATAGAGGAGGGCATCAAGGACATTGGCATCAAGAGTTTCACCGACGGCGACCCGTATGCACAGCCCGAGAACATTGGGCGCAGGAACAGGCTTTCTGTGCGCATTCAGGATGTCTTCCTCGACAAGGCTGTCCTGCCGCCCTCGAACAAGGTCGCCCTCAAGAACCGCAACATCCTGCCCGCCGAGTGTCGAGAGCGCCACGCCACGTACCGTGGCAAGCTTCGTGCTCGCCTGGAGTACAGGGTGAACAACGAGGATTGGCAGGAGGAAGTCTGCGATCTGGGCACAGTACCCATCATGCTGAGG TCCAACCGGTGTCACCTCCAGAACATGAGCCCTGATCAGCTTGTCAAGGCCAAGGAAGAGACCGAGGAGCTGGGAGGCTACTTTATCGTCAACGGTATCGAGAAGATTATCCGCATGCTGCAGGTCAACAGGCGCAACTACCCCATGGCCATCAAGCGTGGTGCTTTCACGAACCGTGGCCCCGGCTACACACCGTACGGTATCCAGATTCGCTCGATACGCACCGACCAGTCTTCGCAGACGAACGCCCTCCACTACCTGAGCGACGGAAACGTCAACTTCCGATTTTCATGGAGGAAGGCGGAATACCTGGTCCCTGTCATGATGGTCATGAAGGCGTTGGTGGAAACAAACGACCGCGACATCTTTGAGGGCATCGTTGGAGCAGCCGGCTCAAAGGGGCTTGCGGAGAAGCAGTTCGTCACGGATAGAGTGGAATTGCTACTCCGAACGTACAAGGTCTATGGGTTACACTCCCAAGCCAAGACAAGGGCCTACCTGGGTTCCAAGTTCAAGGTCGTACTGCAGCTTCCAGATGACGCCAGCGACGACGAAGCAGGTGTCGAGTTTTTACGAAGGATTGTCCTGCCTCACCTCGGAGCCTACAATGTTACTCCAGCGCAGAACGCCGACAAATTCCAGATGATCCTCTTTATGATCCGGAAATTGTACTCATTGGTTGAGGGCGAATGCGCGGTCGACAATCCTGATGCCGTTCAAAACCAAGAAATCCTGCTTGGAGGACAGCTTTACGGAATGGTCATCAAGGAAAGATTAGACGAGTGGCTGAACTCGATTCGACCTGTCTTGCAGGACTGGGGTCGTCGGTCAGAGTGGAAGTCATTCACGTCGCCCGAGTTCAAGAAGGAGTTTGTTCCAAGGGTTCTTAAGAGAACAACCATGGATGTCGGACGCGCCATGGAGTACTTCCTCTCCACTGGTAACCTTGTCAGTCCTACCGGTCTTGATCTGCAGCAAACGGCCGGATTTGTCGTTGTGGCTGAGAAGATCAATTTCTACCGTTTCATCAGCCATTTTAGGATGGTGCACAGAGGTGCTTTCTTTGCTCAGCTCAAAACCACCACCGTGCGAAAGCTATTACCAGAGAGCTGGGGCTTCATGTGCCCGGTCCACACACCTGACGGTTCTCCATGTGGTTTGCTCAACCACTTTGCGCACAAGTGCAAGTTGGCTACACAGAACGTTGATGTTTCAGCCGTTCCTAAGCTTGTGGCGCAGCTAGGCGTATCAAGCAAATCCTCCGCGTCACTTGAGTCAAGTGTCGTCGTACAGCTTGACGGCCGCGTCTTGGGCTTCTGCTCACCGAAGCAGGCCAAGATTATTGCAGATACATTGCGATACTGGAAGGTTGAAGGGACACATGACGTGCCGTTGGAGCTCGAGATTGGATACGTTCCCAATTCCAACGGCGGTCAGTACCCCGGTATTTTCATGTTCTCGCAGGTTGCACGCATGTACCGACCTGTCAAGTACCTGCCTCTTGGCAAGCTGGACTACGTTGGACCTTTCGAACAGCCGTACATGTCAATCGCGTGTACAGACCCTGAGATTGTGTCTGGCGACTCCACGCACGTTGAGTTCGACCCTACTAACATCTTCTCGATCATTGCCAACATGACACCCTTCTCTGACTTCAATCAGTCGCCGCGAAACATGTACCA GTGTCAGATGGGTAAGCAATCAATGGGAACACCTGGAACAGCCCTGCGATACCGAACAGACAACAAGACCTACCGCCTGCAGACAGGTCAAACGCCAATCGTACGACCACCCCTGCACAACGAGTATGGATTCGACAACTTCCCCAACGGCACCAACGCCGTCGTGGCTGTTATTTCTTACACGGGTTACGACATGGACGATGCTATGATTCTGAACAAATCTGCTCACGAGCGCGGTTTCGGTCACGGTACTATCTACAAGACAAAGATCTGCGATCTTGAGGAGGGTGGACGCAGGAATAGGTCTGGAAAGACTGTATCAAAACTGTTTGGCTTTGCTCCAGAAGGACTCAAGAAGGCGTCTTACCTCGACACCCTAGATGATGACGGCTTCCCACGTGTTGGAACGTTACTTCGTAATGGCGATGTCATCGCAGCGTGGCACACGGTCTCGTACGACGCTGCTACCGATGACTACATCAACCGCGATGCCAACACCCAGTTCTTCAAGTACAAAGAGGACGAACTTGCTTTTGTGGAAGAAGTCCGCATCATCGGCTCAGAGGATGGCACACAGCCATGCCAGAAGATCAGCGTCAAGCTTCGCGTACCGCGTTCGCCTATCATCGGTGACAAGTTCTCCTCGCGTCACGGACAAAAGGGTGTTTGTTCACAAAAATGGCCGTCAATCGACATGCCCTTCTCCGAGTCTGGTATTCAGCCCGATGTCATCATCAACCCCCACGCTTTCCCCTCTCGAATGACAATCGGTATGTTCGTCGAGTCTCTGGCTGGAAAAGCTGGCGCGATGCACGGCATCGCTCAAGATTCAACACCTTTCCGCTTCGATGAGCAAAACACCGCCGTTGACTTCTTCGGCCACCAGCTTATGAAGGCGGGCTACAACTACTATGGCAACGAGCCCATGTACAGCGGTATCACGGGTCAGGAACTCGCTGCTGACATCTACATTGGCGTTGTTTACTACCAGCGTCTCCGTCACATGGTCAACGATAAATACCAGGTCCGTACCACAGGTCCAGTGAACTCGACCACTGGCCAGCCCATCAAGGGAAGGAAGAAGGGTGGCGGCATCCGTGTCGGTGAAATGGAGCGCGATGCACTCATTGCCCACGGCACAGCTTTCCTTCTCCAGGATCGTCTGATGAACTGCTCCGACTACACAAAGGCAGCCATCTGCCGCGGCTGTGGCAGCTTCTTGTCCACCGCACCGACAGTGAGCGAGTACTCGCGCAAGAAGGACGCCGGTGGTAAGAACATGACCGTCAGGTGCAGGCGGTGCGCTAGGCTAGCCGACGGGCACCAGAGCAAGAGCGACACCTGGACAGACGGGCAGGGCATGAGGTTCAGCGGCGGCGACGATATTGCCACGGTCGCCATCCCAGGCGTTCTGAAGTATCTGGATGTCGAGCTCGCCAGCATGGGCGTCAGGCTCAAGTTCAACGTTGCGCCCTAG
- a CDS encoding tRNA dimethylallyltransferase, whose product MMRRSSRLATSFARTSTSTSTSTSTSTSTSTSTSTSTSTSTLTSTSTSTLTSTSTLTSTPTPTSRLSIATCPHHTAAFRAHEAHVSSHHAARRRSQSSWAAAAQAASVAQHIRAAPPPDAPLKMDPFQTVAREMKFLTGNIRSLLGSGHPTLDTVAKYYTQSEGKYVRPMLVLLMSRATALTPKAARRASGSSCVDHPITSPSTLNDDNPDASLSSLAHDTAYTANDSDILPSQRRLAEITELIHTASLLHDDVIDHSVARRGAASANTEFGNKMAVLAGDFLLGRASVALARLRDPEVTELLATVIANLVEGEFMQLKNTARDEKKPVWTEDTVTYYLQKTYLKSASLISKSCRAAAVLGGSTPDVVEASYQYGKNLGMAFQLVDDMLDYTISSEELGKPGGADLELGLATAPLLFAWKDNQTLGQLVGRKFSQKGDADKAREIVLASTGLQQTRALAQDYIDQAIAAIAPFPDSDAKTGLVEMCTKVLQRRK is encoded by the exons ATGATGCGTCGCTCGAGTCGGCTCGCGACGAGCTTTGCCCGgacgtccacgtccacgtccacgtccacgtccacgtccacgtccacgtccacgtccacgtccacgtccacgtccacgtccacacTCACGTCCACGTCAACGTCCACACtcacgtccacgtccacacTCACgtccacgcccacgcccacgtcCCGCCTCTCGATAGCCACATGTCCACACCACACCGCCGCCTTCCGCGCCCACGAAGCCCATGTCTCGTCACACCACGCTGCGCGGCGGCGGAGCCAGTCGTCGTGGGCCGCCGCTGCACAGGCGGCCAGCGTTGCCCAACACATCAGGGCCGCGCCGCCCCCCGACGCGCCGCTCAAGATGGATCCCTTCCAGACGGTCGCCCGTGAGATGAAGTTCCTGACGGGCAACATACGCTCGCTGCTCGGCTCCGGACACCCGACCCTCGACACGGTCGCCAAGTACTACACCCAGAGCGAGGGCAAATACGTGCGGCCCATGCTGGTCCTGCTCATGAGCAGAGCCACGGCATTGACCCCCAAGGCTGCGCGTCGAGCGAGCGGCAGCAGCTGCGTCGACCACCCCATCACCAGCCCCTCGACCCTCAACGACGACAACCCGGACGCGAGCCTATCCAGCCTTGCCCACGACACCGCCTACACCGCAAACGACTCGGACATCCTCCCCTCGCAGCGCCGCCTCGCCGAGATCACAGAGCTCATCCACACCGCCTCCCTCCTCCACGACGATGTCATCGACCACTCCGTCGCCCGCCGCGGCGCCGCCTCTGCCAACACCGAGTTTGGCAACAAAATGGCCGTCCTGGCCGGCGACTTCCTGCTCGGCCGCGCCTCTGTCGCCCTGGCGCGCCTGCGCGATCCAGAGGTCACCGAGCTGCTCGCCACCGTCATTGCGAACCTGGTCGAGGGCGAGTTCATGCAGCTCAAGAACACGGCGCGCGACGAGAAGAAGCCCGTCTGGACAGAGGACACGGTCACGTACTACCTGCAGAAGACGTACCTCAAGTCCGCCTCCCTCATCTCAAAGTCCTgccgcgccgccgccgtccTGGGCGGGAGCACCCCCGACGTCGTCGAGGCTTCCTACCAGTACGGCAAGAACCTCGGCATGGCCTTCCAGCTCGTCGACGACATGCTCGACTACACGATAAGCAGCGAGGAGCTGGGCAAGCCCGGCGGCGCCGATCTGGAACTCGGCCTCGCCACCGCTCCCTTGCTCTTTGCGTGGAAAGACAACCAGACGCTGGGCCAGCTCGTCGGGCGGAAATTCAGCCAAAAGGGCGACGCTGACAAG GCCCGCGAAATCGTCCTCGCCAGCACCGGCCTGCAGCAAACACGCGCCCTCGCCCAAGACTACATCGACCAGGCCATTGCCGCCATCGCGCCCTTTCCCGACAGCGACGCCAAGACGGGCCTCGTGGAAATGTGCACAAAGGTCCTGCAGCGGAGGAAGTAA
- a CDS encoding WD domain protein, translating into MDSLPKRSREETEDEYDDAPARKRSNSGSPRRLAERPARRYSRDHERDHDRDRDREHDDSADDQRYYDRRTPSQSRSQSSSRSRSRSRTPPPRKPTSLNYTPHLILRGHKRAVSCLKFSPNGLRIASASADATIKIWSASTGQLEHTLEGHLAGVNTLTWSPDSTTLASGSDDKSIRLWDISTGLAHPTPLIGHHNYVYSIAFSPKGNMLVSGSYDEAVFLWDVRAARVMRSLPAHSDPVSAVDFVCDGTLIVSCSHDGLIRVWDTSTGQCLRTLVHEDNAPVTSVRFSPNGKYILAHTLDSCLRLWDYTNGKGRCVKTYQGHSNGRFSLAGAFGTYSSPADPAQRFAFVASGSEDGTLVLWDVSSKDILQRLRGHDDAVLAVDTHPHGPVLATAGLDCSVRVWKASAAPAVQQEESSSGSSSSSSSSNGNSSVKHSRASALPPNPFAADSPALGSSAVDTPVESSPARQE; encoded by the coding sequence ATGGACTCTCTACCAAAACGCTCGCGAGAAGAGACCGAAGACGAGTACGACGATGCGCCTGCACGGAAACGGTCCAACTCCGGCTCTCCGCGCAGGCTAGCCGAACGCCCTGCGCGCCGGTACAGCAGAGATCACGAGCGCGACCACGACCGCGACCGCGACCGCGAGCATGACGACAGCGCGGACGACCAGCGATATTACGACCGCCGCACCCCCTCGCAATCACGCTCGCAGTCGAGCTCGCGCTCGAGAAGCCGGTCCCGCACGCCTCCACCGCGCAAGCCCACCTCGCTCAACTACACCCCCCACCTGATCCTGCGCGGACACAAGCGCGCGGTATCGTGTCTGAAGTTCTCCCCCAACGGGCTCAGGATCGCCTCTGCCTCGGCCGACGCGACCATCAAGATCTGGTCCGCGTCCACGGGCCAGCTCGAGCACACGCTCGAAGGCCACCTCGCCGGCGTCAACACGCTGACCTGGTCGCCGGACAGCACCACGCTCGCCTCGGGCTCCGACGACAAGTCCATCCGGCTGTGGGACATCAGCACAGGGCTCGCGCACCCCACGCCGCTTATCGGCCACCACAACTACGTCTACAGCATCGCCTTCAGCCCCAAGGGGAACATGCTGGTCTCCGGCTCCTACGACGAGGCTGTGTTTCTGTGGGACGTACGGGCAGCGCGCGTCATGCGCTCCTTGCCCGCCCACTCGGACCCCGTCTCCGCAGTCGACTTTGTGTGCGACGGCACCCTCATCGTGTCCTGTTCGCACGACGGCCTGATCCGCGTGTGGGACACCAGCACAGGGCAGTGCCTGCGCACGCTGGTGCACGAGGACAACGCGCCCGTGACGTCTGTCCGCTTCAGCCCCAACGGAAAATACATCCTAGCCCACACGCTCGACTCGTGCCTCCGGCTGTGGGACTACACCAACGGTAAGGGTCGGTGCGTGAAGACGTACCAAGGGCACAGCAACGGCAGATTCTCCCTCGCCGGCGCATTCGGCACGTACAGCAGCCCCGCCGACCCAGCCCAGCGCTTCGCCTTCGTCGCCTCCGGCAGCGAAGACGGCACGTTGGTGCTGTGGGACGTGTCGTCCAAGGACATCCTGCAGCGACTGCGCGGCCACGACGATGCCGTGCTGGCCGTCGACACGCACCCGCACGGCCCCGTCCTGGCGACGGCGGGCCTCGACTGCAGCGTGCGCGTGTGGAAAGCCTCGGCCGCGCCGGCCGTCCAGCAAGAAgagagcagcagcggcagcagcagcagcagcagcagcagcaacggcAACAGCAGCGTCAAGCACAGCCGCGCCAGTGCGCTCCCGCCCAACCCCTTTGCGGCCGACAGCCCCGCGCTGGGGAGTTCGGCCGTGGACACGCCGGTGGAGAGCAGTCCCGCGAGGCAGGAGTAG
- a CDS encoding Sphingomyelin phosphodiesterase — MPDQKPTSLRVLSLNCWGLKYIATLRHERLTEIGRQIAAADPRPDIVGLQECWTQQDYDAIRELTKGILPYGKFYYSGCFGGGLAILSRWPIEESNMVRYPLNGRPAAFYRGDWFVGKGVACARIRIGPAPKDVAEVFTTHLHAPYEAEPHDSYICHRTAQAWEIAKLMRAASERGHLVIGMGDFNMIPMSLAHRIIETHAPVRDVWRILHPHSSHGAAKDKVEQLRGLPMPSAEFNVSVNGTTCDSAFNSWRWNEAHKKRLKKGENVQIDPAVDDPSAKRLDYIFFSSARHHDPKTGEETAEWELKEANVGMTMRHPTLHCSLSDHFSVECTLTRKHNAHAAHASDVVNRYLPIETYEEIIATLVKYMDRQRIQRKLRIGHFFFQLALWTACMIGVWWSPHNYVSFILMLLSSIGLSVGVIDGLMGLLFGGSEMRALKEFEWEVRNAMTRALELEGKGNAEVVA, encoded by the exons ATGCCTGACCAGAAGCCGACGAGCTTGAGAGTGCTGTCGCTCAATTGCTGGGGCCTCAAATACATCGCCACCCTCCGCCACGAGCGATTGACGGAAATTGGCCGCCAGATTGCCGCCGCCGATCCGCGACCAGACATTGTTGGGCTGCAGGAGTGTTGGACGCAGCAAGACTACGACGCCATCCGCGAGCTCACCAAGGGCATACTGCCATATGGCAAGTTCTATTACAGCGGCTGCTTCGGTGGAGGGCTTGCCATACTGTCACGATGGCCGATCGAGGAGAGCAACATGGTGCGGTATCCGCTGAACGGGCGACCTGCTGCCTTCTACCGCGGAGACTGGTTTGTGGGAAAGGGTGTTGCGTGCGCACGCATACGCATAGGACCGGCGCCCAAGGACGTTGCAGAGGTCTTCACCACGCAT CTCCACGCACCATACGAAGCCGAGCCGCACGACTCGTACATCTGCCACCGAACAGCCCAGGCGTGGGAGATCGCAAAGCTCATGCGGGCTGCCTCTGAGCGTGGACACCTGGTTATTGGCATGGGCGACTTCAACATGATACCAATGTCACTGGCGCATCGCATCATCGAGACGCATGCGCCCGTTCGAGATGTGTGGCGCATCCTCCACCCCCACTCGTCTCACGGTGCAGCCAAGGACAAGGTCGAGCAGCTGCGTGGCCTGCCCATGCCGAGTGCAGAGTTCAACGTCTCCGTAAACGGAACGACGTGCGACAGTGCATTCAACTCTTGGAGATGGAACGAGGCACACAAAAAGCGGCTGAAGAAGGGCGAGAACGTGCAGATCGACCCTGCCGTCGACGACCCCAGCGCGAAGCGACTCGACTACATATTCTTCAGCAGCGCACGGCACCACGACCCCAAGACGGGCGAGGAGACGGCTGAGTGGGAGCTCAAGGAAGCAAATGTCGGCATGACAATGCGCCATCCTACGTTACACTGCTCGCTCAGTGACCACTTCTCCGTCGAGTGCACGTTGACGAGAAAACACAACGCCCACGCCGCGCACGCTTCAGACGTGGTCAATCGATACCTACCCATCGAAACCTACGAGGAAATCATAGCCACCTTGGTCAAGTACATGGATCGGCAGCGGATACAACGCAAGCTGCGTATTGGACACTTCTTCTTCCAGCTCGCCCTCTGGACTGCATGCATGATAGGAGTCTGGTGGTCGCCGCACAACTACGTATCTTTTATATTGATGCTTCTGAGCTCAATAGGCCTGAGTGTCGGCGTCATCGATGGGCTGATGGGTTTGCTGTTTGGTGGTAGCGAGATGAGAGCGTTGAAGGAGTTTGAGTGGGAGGTGAGAAATGCGATGACCAGGGCGTTGGAATTGGAAGGGAAAGGAAACGCGGAAGTTGTTGCGTAG